The proteins below come from a single Methanobrevibacter sp. genomic window:
- the cca gene encoding CCA tRNA nucleotidyltransferase, which translates to MDFNSILNEIKPTESENKEIQDMSRDILDYLTFECEKRNVDAEIFLVGSVSKGTYLKGKSDIDVFISFPLDTPVEELKETGLILGYACSDHFDGEAGEHYASHPYITSKIDKFEVDFVPCYRIRDGSELKSAVDRTILHTNYIKKHLQEYQKDEVLLLKRFMDMTGTYGSEFKVGGFAGYLCELLIIKYGTFENTLNEASNWRYGHVIDLENYGTSKMFKDPLVVIDPTDKNRNVGAALRLDKMAEFIQSARNYLNSDNKLAYFYPIEKNISKDYVIKSFDERGSDVIALQFRIPEIPLDTLHPQLMKTVGSIAERLDGNGFNVFNYGYWTDEESVAIFVFEMANAVLNKVDINKGPKIFIKKACKQFIDAHGIENCFVQDDYLVQAIERKHDTAEGFIDDLLTEKNITKIKVGKNLTESILDSYSFCELEDLVLSDDFWSFCDDLIVPGQYIRR; encoded by the coding sequence ATGGATTTTAACTCAATATTAAATGAGATTAAACCCACAGAATCAGAAAACAAGGAAATACAGGATATGTCTAGAGATATTCTAGACTATCTTACTTTTGAATGTGAAAAAAGAAATGTTGATGCTGAAATTTTTCTTGTAGGCTCTGTATCTAAAGGTACATATCTCAAGGGAAAATCAGACATTGATGTTTTTATTTCATTTCCATTGGACACTCCTGTAGAGGAGTTAAAAGAAACTGGACTTATTTTAGGTTATGCTTGCAGCGACCATTTTGATGGAGAAGCTGGTGAACATTATGCATCACATCCATATATTACCAGCAAGATTGACAAATTTGAAGTGGACTTTGTACCATGTTACAGAATCCGTGACGGAAGTGAGCTTAAATCAGCTGTTGACCGTACCATATTGCACACAAATTACATTAAAAAACATCTTCAGGAATATCAGAAGGATGAAGTGCTTCTTTTAAAAAGATTCATGGACATGACTGGAACTTACGGCTCAGAATTCAAGGTCGGCGGATTTGCAGGATACCTGTGTGAATTGCTTATTATAAAGTATGGAACCTTTGAAAACACTTTAAACGAAGCTTCAAATTGGAGATACGGTCATGTTATAGATTTGGAGAATTATGGAACATCCAAGATGTTTAAAGATCCTTTGGTTGTTATCGATCCTACAGATAAAAATCGTAATGTAGGTGCTGCTTTAAGACTTGACAAAATGGCCGAATTCATTCAATCCGCAAGAAATTATCTGAATTCAGACAATAAACTGGCTTATTTTTACCCGATAGAAAAAAATATTTCTAAGGATTATGTAATAAAATCATTTGATGAAAGGGGAAGCGATGTTATTGCATTGCAATTTAGAATTCCTGAAATTCCCTTAGACACTTTACATCCCCAACTTATGAAAACCGTTGGATCAATTGCTGAAAGGTTGGATGGGAATGGTTTTAATGTTTTTAATTATGGATATTGGACTGATGAGGAGAGCGTAGCAATATTTGTATTTGAGATGGCAAATGCTGTACTTAATAAGGTAGATATCAATAAAGGCCCTAAAATATTTATTAAAAAGGCTTGCAAACAATTTATTGATGCTCATGGCATTGAAAACTGTTTTGTTCAGGACGACTATCTTGTGCAGGCCATTGAAAGGAAACATGATACTGCTGAAGGTTTCATTGATGACCTATTAACCGAGAAGAACATCACTAAGATTAAGGTTGGCAAGAACCTTACGGAATCCATTTTGGACAGCTATTCCTTTTGTGAACTAGAGGATCTTGTCCTTTCTGATGATTTTTGGAGTTTTTGCGATGATTTGATAGTTCCAGGACAATATATTCGCAGATAG